Proteins encoded by one window of Nisaea sp.:
- a CDS encoding SAM-dependent methyltransferase: MKTLLHVGCGRQSKEALPPLDFENEWREVRVDIDPGVNPDVIDDIRTLSTIPDGSTHYLFSKHNLEHLELHEVPGCLSNFYRVLDDTGFAVIRTPDLDAICRAILEHGPEKKLYSTNTQDGMTDIMGLDMLFGASWEIARGNSFMAHRTAFTAKTLTAKLEAAGFEKVAASSARGELRCYALKKIENNTYWKVTGKTPEAA; encoded by the coding sequence TTGAAGACATTGCTTCATGTTGGATGCGGCCGTCAGAGCAAGGAAGCCCTGCCGCCGCTCGATTTCGAGAATGAGTGGCGTGAGGTCAGAGTGGATATCGATCCTGGTGTGAATCCGGATGTAATCGACGATATCCGCACTCTCTCTACCATTCCGGACGGCTCCACCCATTACCTGTTCTCCAAGCACAATCTGGAACATCTCGAGCTCCACGAAGTACCGGGCTGTCTTTCGAATTTTTACCGGGTACTGGACGATACAGGTTTTGCCGTGATCCGGACACCGGACCTGGACGCCATTTGCCGCGCGATCCTGGAACATGGCCCTGAGAAAAAGCTCTATTCCACGAACACCCAAGACGGAATGACGGATATCATGGGGCTCGACATGCTGTTCGGCGCCTCTTGGGAAATTGCGCGCGGCAACAGCTTCATGGCGCACCGCACGGCTTTCACCGCCAAGACGCTCACCGCCAAACTCGAAGCCGCCGGCTTCGAGAAAGTCGCGGCGTCCTCCGCTCGCGGAGAACTACGTTGCTACGCCCTCAAGAAAATCGAAAATAACACTTACTGGAAGGTTACCGGAAAAACCCCGGAAGCGGCATAA
- a CDS encoding zinc-finger domain-containing protein, translating into MAKPFEVITVSEKRVACDGGKGALGHPKVFLTIGDEGKVTCPYCSREFVYSAPVQGESAA; encoded by the coding sequence ATGGCAAAACCGTTCGAAGTGATCACTGTTTCGGAGAAGCGTGTTGCCTGTGACGGCGGCAAGGGCGCGCTCGGCCACCCGAAGGTTTTCCTCACCATCGGCGACGAGGGCAAGGTGACCTGCCCCTATTGTTCGCGTGAGTTCGTCTACAGCGCGCCGGTGCAGGGCGAAAGCGCGGCCTGA
- a CDS encoding ABC transporter ATP-binding protein, whose product MSTRSQPSQSAPELALEIKGLEKVYGKAGGSRQKHALKGIDLAVPRGSIFALLGPNGAGKSTMINILAGMVNKTAGTAKVWGIDIDEDPRQARAAIGIVPQELNIDAFFSPRELLDLQAGLYGVPKAERRTQEILDLVELGDKADAYTRSLSGGMRRRLLVAKAMVHNPPILVLDEPTAGVDIELRRKLWDNVRELNRRGVTILLTTHYLEEAEELCDRIAIINHGEVIACDTKENLMQRIDVKSVTVTVAETLPEDSDKLPQPLQPFSVSITGQNQLTFTFRKSDGPIARILGALAAANFHIQDISTDESDLEDIFLALTSNDPETDRFHAA is encoded by the coding sequence GTGTCGACACGTTCACAGCCGTCCCAGTCTGCTCCCGAGCTCGCGCTAGAGATCAAAGGCCTTGAAAAGGTCTATGGCAAAGCCGGTGGATCGCGGCAAAAACATGCCCTGAAAGGCATCGACCTTGCCGTCCCGCGCGGCTCGATCTTCGCCTTGCTCGGCCCGAACGGCGCCGGCAAATCGACCATGATCAATATCCTCGCCGGCATGGTGAACAAGACAGCCGGAACGGCGAAAGTCTGGGGCATCGATATCGACGAGGATCCGCGTCAGGCCCGGGCTGCGATCGGCATCGTGCCGCAGGAGCTGAATATCGACGCCTTCTTCAGCCCGCGCGAACTGCTCGACCTCCAGGCCGGGCTGTACGGCGTTCCAAAGGCGGAGCGGCGGACCCAGGAGATTCTCGACCTGGTCGAGCTCGGCGACAAGGCCGATGCCTATACCCGCTCGCTGTCTGGCGGCATGCGGCGGCGTCTGCTGGTTGCCAAGGCAATGGTGCACAACCCGCCGATCCTGGTGCTGGACGAACCCACGGCAGGCGTCGATATCGAGCTTCGCCGCAAGCTCTGGGACAATGTCCGCGAGCTGAACCGGCGTGGCGTCACCATCCTGCTGACCACGCATTATCTGGAAGAGGCCGAAGAGCTCTGCGACCGCATCGCCATCATCAATCACGGTGAGGTCATTGCCTGCGACACCAAGGAAAACCTGATGCAGCGGATCGATGTCAAATCGGTCACGGTCACTGTTGCCGAAACGCTCCCGGAGGACTCCGACAAGCTGCCGCAGCCGCTCCAGCCTTTCTCCGTATCCATCACCGGGCAAAACCAGCTGACGTTTACGTTCCGCAAGAGCGACGGCCCGATTGCCCGCATTCTCGGCGCGCTGGCAGCCGCGAATTTCCACATCCAGGACATCAGCACCGACGAGAGCGACCTCGAAGACATTTTCCTCGCCCTCACCAGCAACGATCCGGAGACTGACCGCTTTCATGCGGCGTAG
- a CDS encoding alpha/beta hydrolase — protein MRRSGSGAAWRAVFAVILFALGGCAPGIAPRLEAHQPAAVLDDAFVMQDGAELPYQRWAPEEAPRAAVVALHGFNDYSGAYRDLGPLLAQHGLLVYAYDQRGFGGTSMRGDWPGTEAMTGDLYTVTELLRARYPKLPIYALGESMGGAVIMAALAGESPPRLDGAILSAPAVWGRSTMAPWKRFTLTLAAHIAPRIRVRPQSLPSPPSDNIEMLRRLSRDPMMIKETRIEAAWGLSGLMDEALASAPGLSVPLLVLYGEQDGIIPRGPTCRMLETLPNGGTDGRHWRLALYEDGYHMLFRDLQGDRVSADIAAWLGDPTAALPSGAEIPHANDARPLPVFCHQED, from the coding sequence ATGCGGCGTAGCGGATCAGGGGCGGCGTGGCGCGCCGTTTTCGCCGTCATTCTTTTCGCGCTCGGCGGCTGTGCGCCCGGCATCGCCCCTCGACTTGAAGCTCACCAACCGGCCGCTGTCCTTGACGATGCGTTCGTCATGCAGGATGGAGCGGAACTGCCCTACCAGCGCTGGGCACCGGAAGAAGCACCCCGCGCCGCCGTCGTCGCCTTGCACGGTTTCAACGATTATTCCGGCGCCTATCGCGATCTCGGCCCTCTGCTCGCACAACACGGCCTGCTGGTCTACGCCTACGATCAGCGCGGCTTCGGCGGCACGTCCATGCGCGGGGACTGGCCCGGAACCGAAGCGATGACAGGCGATCTCTACACGGTCACCGAACTGCTGCGCGCGCGCTATCCGAAGCTCCCGATCTACGCTCTCGGCGAAAGCATGGGCGGGGCCGTGATCATGGCGGCCCTCGCCGGCGAGAGCCCGCCACGGCTGGATGGCGCCATACTCTCCGCGCCCGCCGTCTGGGGCCGCAGCACCATGGCGCCCTGGAAGCGCTTCACCCTGACACTGGCCGCTCACATTGCGCCGCGCATCCGTGTCCGGCCGCAAAGCCTGCCGAGCCCGCCTTCCGATAATATCGAGATGCTGCGCCGGCTCTCCCGCGATCCGATGATGATCAAGGAAACTCGGATCGAAGCCGCCTGGGGACTAAGCGGCTTGATGGACGAAGCCTTGGCGTCAGCACCCGGCCTCTCCGTCCCGCTGCTGGTGCTCTATGGCGAGCAGGACGGCATCATCCCGCGCGGCCCTACCTGCCGCATGCTGGAGACCCTTCCCAATGGCGGCACGGATGGGCGGCACTGGCGCCTCGCCCTGTATGAGGACGGCTATCATATGCTGTTCCGGGACCTGCAAGGCGACCGGGTCAGCGCCGACATCGCCGCTTGGCTCGGCGATCCGACGGCGGCATTGCCGAGCGGGGCGGAAATTCCGCACGCGAACGACGCGCGCCCGCTCCCCGTATTCTGCCATCAGGAGGATTGA
- a CDS encoding type I restriction-modification system subunit M, with translation MAIKKSELYSSLWSSCDELRGGMDASQYKDYVLSLLFIKYISDKYAGVPYAPITIPQGAGFADMVALKGTSDIGDQINKKIVAPLAEKNQQLSQSDFPDFNDSVKLGDGKEKVDRLTNLIGIFQRPALDFSKNRSDGDDILGDAYEYLMRHFATESGKSKGQFYTPAEVSRIMAQVIGIKTAQTSADTTVYDPTCGSGSLLLKVGDEAGTALTLYGQEKDAATSGLARMNMILHNNPTALIEQGNTLADPKYKNGEALKQFDFVIANPPFSDKRWSTGLDPLKDPYDRFDSFGVPPGKQGDYAYLLHIIRSLKSTGCGACILPHGVLFRGNAEADIRRNLIRKGYIKGIIGLPANLFYGTGIPACIVIIDKKDAAARKGIFMVDAAQGFMKDGPKNRLRSQDIHKIVDAFNKQIAIPGFSRIVPYEKIEENDYNLNLPRYIDSQKTEDKQDIEAHLKGGIPTADIDALDAYWDVCPGLKAALFANNRPGYMDLTVDKAAIKQTIYNHPEFTTFIASMNDLFNTWRNRSSATLKSLTTGCNPKEVIFDLSEDLLAHYTGKPLIDKYDVYQHLMNYWSDVMQDDCYLIAADDWKAETYRIIEKDKKGKEKDKGWTCDLIPKGLIVSRYFATEQAKIEELTAELEAASAAMTELEEEHGGEDGAFAELDKVNKGAVTARLKELKGDKEAAEEAGILNQWLTLSKQEADLKKQLKEAEAALDARAYAQYPKLTEADIKTLVVDDKWLATVDGLIHGEMDRISQALTGRVRTLAERYETRMPDLVAEVAALEAKVNRHLEKMGFIA, from the coding sequence ATGGCAATCAAGAAATCTGAACTCTACAGCTCACTTTGGTCCAGCTGCGATGAATTGCGCGGCGGCATGGATGCCAGTCAGTATAAGGACTATGTGCTCTCGCTTCTGTTCATCAAATATATTAGCGACAAATATGCCGGTGTTCCCTATGCCCCTATCACCATTCCCCAAGGGGCTGGCTTCGCCGACATGGTGGCGCTCAAAGGCACATCCGACATTGGCGACCAGATCAATAAGAAGATCGTGGCTCCCCTGGCCGAAAAGAACCAACAGCTTTCGCAGTCGGATTTTCCTGATTTCAACGATTCCGTAAAGCTCGGCGACGGCAAGGAGAAGGTTGATCGCCTCACCAACCTGATCGGCATATTCCAGCGCCCGGCTCTCGACTTTTCAAAAAATCGTTCCGACGGCGACGATATACTAGGCGATGCCTATGAATATCTGATGCGGCACTTCGCTACCGAAAGCGGCAAGAGCAAGGGGCAATTCTATACCCCTGCCGAAGTCAGCCGCATCATGGCGCAGGTCATTGGCATCAAGACCGCCCAAACGTCAGCCGACACGACCGTTTATGACCCTACCTGTGGCTCAGGCTCGTTGCTTTTGAAAGTGGGCGACGAAGCAGGTACCGCACTCACGCTCTATGGGCAGGAGAAAGACGCCGCCACCAGCGGTCTCGCCCGCATGAACATGATCCTGCACAACAACCCGACGGCGCTTATCGAACAGGGCAATACGCTCGCCGATCCAAAGTACAAGAATGGGGAGGCGCTCAAGCAGTTCGATTTTGTCATCGCCAACCCGCCCTTCAGTGACAAGCGCTGGAGCACGGGGCTCGACCCGCTCAAAGACCCATATGACCGCTTCGATTCCTTTGGTGTGCCACCCGGCAAACAGGGCGATTATGCCTACCTGCTGCATATCATCCGCTCACTCAAAAGCACCGGCTGCGGCGCGTGCATTCTGCCGCATGGCGTCCTGTTCCGCGGTAATGCCGAGGCGGACATCCGCCGCAACCTGATCCGCAAGGGCTACATCAAGGGCATCATCGGCCTGCCTGCCAATCTGTTTTACGGTACAGGTATCCCCGCCTGCATCGTCATCATCGACAAGAAGGACGCCGCCGCCCGCAAGGGCATCTTCATGGTTGACGCCGCTCAGGGCTTCATGAAGGACGGCCCCAAGAACCGCCTGCGCAGCCAGGACATTCACAAGATCGTCGATGCGTTCAACAAGCAGATCGCCATCCCCGGCTTCTCTCGCATAGTGCCTTACGAGAAGATTGAGGAGAACGACTACAATCTCAATCTCCCGCGCTACATCGACAGCCAGAAGACGGAAGACAAGCAGGATATCGAGGCCCATCTGAAAGGCGGCATCCCGACTGCAGACATCGATGCGCTTGATGCCTATTGGGATGTCTGCCCCGGCCTGAAGGCGGCACTCTTTGCCAATAACCGCCCCGGCTACATGGACCTGACGGTCGATAAGGCTGCAATCAAACAGACCATCTACAATCACCCGGAATTCACCACCTTCATCGCCAGCATGAACGACCTGTTCAACACCTGGCGCAACCGGTCATCGGCAACGCTGAAAAGCCTGACGACGGGATGCAATCCGAAGGAGGTGATCTTTGACCTGTCCGAAGATCTGCTGGCGCACTACACCGGCAAACCGCTGATCGACAAATACGACGTCTATCAGCACTTGATGAACTATTGGTCCGATGTGATGCAGGATGATTGTTACCTCATCGCCGCCGATGACTGGAAGGCCGAGACCTACCGCATCATCGAGAAGGACAAGAAGGGCAAGGAAAAGGATAAGGGCTGGACCTGCGACCTGATCCCCAAGGGCTTAATCGTCTCCCGTTACTTCGCCACCGAACAGGCCAAGATCGAAGAACTGACGGCGGAGCTTGAAGCCGCCAGCGCAGCCATGACGGAACTGGAAGAGGAGCACGGGGGCGAGGACGGTGCCTTTGCCGAACTTGATAAGGTCAACAAAGGTGCGGTGACGGCACGGTTAAAGGAACTCAAGGGCGACAAGGAAGCCGCGGAGGAAGCTGGAATCCTGAACCAGTGGCTCACCCTCTCCAAACAAGAGGCTGACCTGAAGAAGCAGTTGAAAGAGGCCGAGGCCGCCCTCGATGCCAGGGCCTATGCCCAATATCCCAAACTGACTGAGGCAGATATCAAGACGCTGGTAGTGGACGACAAATGGCTGGCAACGGTTGACGGATTGATCCATGGGGAGATGGACCGCATCAGCCAAGCCTTGACCGGGCGGGTGCGCACACTCGCCGAACGCTATGAAACCCGAATGCCTGATCTCGTGGCCGAGGTTGCGGCATTGGAGGCGAAGGTCAATCGCCACCTAGAGAAGATGGGGTTTATAGCGTGA
- a CDS encoding restriction endonuclease subunit S — protein MKPEKHLPSGWQSVRLADIGSFKSGSGFPLTVQGSASGDYPFFKVSDFNREGNSYVLKTANHYINKDVRRKIGARLFPDGTIVFAKIGAAIFLERKRLVSQESCLDNNMAGFILSDENFSRELILSNFQNFKLGDIVSSTALPAISSSDLKAICFDLPSDRKEQNAIAEALSDADALIEGLEKLIAKKRLIKQGAMQELLTGKRRLPGFSGDWKNKAIGSCLCIRHGKSQHEVAVADGPYPILATGGQIGTAQKPLYDKPSVLIGRKGTIDRPQYVEKPFWTVDTLFYSELIKGNIAKFFFYRFLLIDWYKFNEASGVPSLNARTIESIELSVPEPNEQRAIASILSDMDSEIFSYEAKLSKARQIKQGMMQELLTGRIRLV, from the coding sequence GTGAAACCAGAGAAGCATCTTCCGAGTGGCTGGCAGTCGGTACGACTCGCGGACATCGGTTCATTTAAAAGCGGATCAGGTTTCCCGTTAACCGTTCAAGGGAGTGCTTCGGGGGATTACCCCTTTTTCAAGGTGTCAGACTTTAATAGGGAGGGGAACTCGTATGTCTTAAAAACCGCGAACCATTATATTAACAAGGATGTTCGTAGAAAAATTGGTGCACGTTTATTTCCTGACGGCACGATTGTGTTTGCCAAGATTGGCGCAGCAATTTTTCTGGAGAGGAAACGTTTAGTTTCTCAAGAGAGCTGCCTTGACAACAATATGGCGGGCTTCATTCTTTCAGATGAAAATTTTTCCCGAGAGCTTATACTTTCAAATTTTCAAAATTTTAAGCTTGGCGACATTGTTTCATCAACTGCCCTGCCAGCTATTAGTAGCTCTGACTTAAAGGCTATTTGCTTTGACCTTCCGTCGGACCGGAAGGAGCAAAATGCCATTGCCGAGGCTTTGAGCGATGCGGATGCACTGATTGAGGGACTGGAAAAGCTGATCGCCAAGAAGCGCCTCATCAAACAAGGCGCAATGCAGGAACTCCTCACCGGCAAACGCCGCCTGCCAGGCTTCAGTGGGGATTGGAAAAATAAGGCGATTGGATCATGTCTGTGCATACGTCATGGTAAAAGTCAGCACGAGGTTGCAGTCGCAGATGGTCCCTATCCAATCTTGGCAACTGGAGGACAGATCGGGACTGCCCAAAAACCATTATATGACAAGCCGTCCGTCTTAATAGGGCGGAAGGGAACTATTGATCGTCCACAATATGTCGAAAAACCTTTTTGGACTGTTGATACACTCTTTTACTCAGAGCTTATTAAAGGAAATATAGCAAAATTTTTCTTTTATAGATTTTTACTTATCGATTGGTACAAATTTAACGAGGCTTCCGGCGTTCCTAGCCTAAACGCTAGAACTATTGAGAGCATTGAATTGTCCGTCCCGGAACCCAATGAACAGCGTGCGATTGCTTCAATACTTTCAGATATGGATTCGGAGATATTCTCTTACGAAGCCAAACTCTCCAAAGCCCGCCAGATCAAACAAGGCATGATGCAGGAACTGCTGACAGGGAGGATACGGCTGGTATGA
- a CDS encoding HsdR family type I site-specific deoxyribonuclease produces MSKVGQAERVTQNRVIKLFQDQLGYAYLGEWSDRASNSNLEEGLLTRYLTGRGYSSAQISATLYQLRLAANDTKQSLYGRNKAVYSLLRYGVDVKVEAGKPTEKVHLIDWHNPQKNDFAVAEEVTLKGGLERRPDIVLYVNGIALGILELKNSRVSIGDGIRQNLSNQKPEFNEWFFSTIQFVFAGNDSEGLQYGSIGTEEKFFLKWKEDEADNAGYKLDKYLEKMCAKDRLIELLHDFVLFDGGVKKLPRVHQYFGIKAAQEHIRQRKGGIIWHTQGSGKSIVMVLLAKWILENNPNARVAIITDRDELDKQIERVFTDAGEPIKRTSSGRNLMGQLAQPTPRLLCSLVHKFGRQGVDDFDAFIKELESQPSKTVGELYVFVDECHRTQSGKLHRAMKAMMPNAIFVGFTGTPLLKKDKQTSMEIFGGYIHTYKFSEAVEDEVVLDLIYEARDIDQRLGSEDKIDQWFEAKTKGLNDWQRDELKKKWGTMQSVLSSRSRMDRVVSDVIFDFSVKPRLSSERGNAILVASSIFEACKYFALFQKTPFKGKCALITSYNPNAQDVTKEETGANTETDKQAIYSIYTELLKDVDAKPGMTKTETYEEWAKALFSKEPANMKLLIVVDKLLTGFDAPPCTYLYIDKSMQDHGLFQAICRTNRLDGDDKDFGYIVDYKDLFKKVENAIAVYSSDDLDDTDGGSDPNVLLQDRLKKGRERLDVALEALALLCEPVEPPKGELEHIHYFCGNTEVPEDLQEREPQRSALYKATASLIRAYGNIADELEGAGYSAADIVRIKGQVEQYVNVREIIKKASGETLDLKAYEADMRHLIDTYIEADEPRKISPFDNMSLVELIVKTGIADAIASQLGGLKGNKDAIAETIENNVRSKIIKEHLNDPAYYEKISVLLDEIIADRKAKAIEYEEYLKRIADIARKAEAGQPDDTSENLDTPGKRALFNNLENNEALALQIDAKVKDVRPHGWRGVQAKERVIQAALFEILGDEAQVDKVFSILKANQEY; encoded by the coding sequence ATGAGCAAGGTTGGACAGGCCGAACGGGTCACGCAAAACCGCGTCATCAAGCTGTTTCAGGATCAGCTTGGCTATGCCTACCTTGGTGAATGGTCTGACCGCGCCAGCAACAGCAATCTCGAAGAGGGCTTGCTGACTCGATACCTGACCGGGCGGGGCTACTCATCAGCACAAATCAGCGCCACCCTTTATCAACTGCGCCTTGCCGCCAACGATACCAAGCAAAGCCTGTATGGCCGCAACAAGGCGGTTTACTCGTTGCTGCGTTATGGTGTGGACGTGAAGGTTGAGGCAGGAAAGCCGACAGAGAAGGTTCACCTGATCGACTGGCATAACCCACAGAAGAACGACTTCGCCGTTGCCGAGGAAGTGACGTTGAAGGGTGGGCTGGAACGCCGCCCGGACATCGTGCTCTACGTCAATGGTATCGCCCTGGGCATTCTGGAGCTGAAGAATAGCCGGGTCTCCATTGGCGATGGCATTCGGCAGAATCTGTCGAACCAAAAGCCAGAATTCAACGAGTGGTTCTTCAGCACCATCCAGTTTGTCTTCGCGGGGAACGATTCCGAAGGGCTGCAATATGGCTCTATCGGCACGGAGGAAAAATTCTTCCTGAAATGGAAGGAAGATGAAGCCGATAACGCGGGCTACAAGCTCGACAAGTACCTGGAAAAGATGTGCGCCAAGGATCGGCTGATCGAGTTGTTGCACGACTTCGTGCTGTTCGATGGAGGGGTGAAGAAGCTGCCCCGTGTGCACCAGTATTTTGGCATCAAGGCCGCGCAGGAGCATATTCGCCAGCGTAAGGGCGGGATCATCTGGCACACCCAGGGCTCCGGCAAGAGCATCGTCATGGTGCTCTTGGCCAAATGGATATTGGAGAACAACCCGAACGCTCGTGTTGCCATCATCACCGACCGCGATGAGCTGGATAAGCAGATCGAGCGCGTCTTTACCGATGCCGGTGAACCCATAAAGCGGACAAGTAGCGGGCGGAATTTGATGGGGCAACTGGCCCAGCCGACGCCCCGCCTGTTGTGCTCTCTTGTGCACAAGTTTGGCCGTCAGGGCGTGGATGATTTTGACGCCTTCATCAAGGAGCTGGAATCCCAGCCGAGCAAGACGGTGGGGGAGCTGTATGTCTTTGTTGATGAATGCCACCGCACGCAAAGCGGCAAACTGCACCGCGCCATGAAGGCGATGATGCCGAATGCCATATTCGTCGGCTTTACCGGCACGCCCCTGCTGAAAAAAGACAAGCAGACCAGCATGGAGATTTTCGGCGGGTACATCCACACCTATAAATTCAGCGAAGCGGTTGAAGACGAGGTGGTGCTCGACCTGATCTATGAGGCGCGGGATATCGACCAGAGGCTCGGGTCAGAGGACAAGATTGACCAATGGTTTGAGGCAAAGACCAAGGGCCTGAACGACTGGCAACGGGATGAGTTGAAGAAAAAATGGGGCACAATGCAGAGCGTGCTCAGTTCCCGCTCACGCATGGACCGTGTGGTCAGTGACGTCATTTTTGACTTCAGCGTTAAGCCGCGCCTCTCCAGCGAACGGGGCAACGCCATCCTTGTCGCGTCCAGCATCTTTGAGGCGTGCAAGTATTTTGCCCTGTTCCAGAAAACCCCGTTCAAGGGCAAGTGCGCGCTGATTACGTCCTACAATCCGAATGCTCAGGATGTCACCAAGGAAGAAACGGGCGCGAATACCGAAACCGACAAGCAGGCCATCTACAGCATCTACACCGAGTTACTGAAAGATGTGGATGCCAAGCCGGGGATGACCAAGACCGAGACCTATGAGGAATGGGCCAAGGCCCTGTTTTCCAAGGAACCGGCGAACATGAAGCTGCTGATCGTGGTGGACAAGCTGCTGACCGGGTTCGACGCGCCGCCCTGCACCTATCTCTACATTGATAAATCCATGCAGGATCATGGCCTTTTCCAGGCCATTTGCCGGACCAATCGCCTCGATGGAGACGACAAGGATTTCGGCTACATCGTCGATTACAAAGACCTGTTCAAGAAGGTTGAAAACGCGATCGCTGTTTATTCATCCGATGATCTGGATGACACAGACGGTGGGTCCGATCCAAACGTGTTGCTGCAAGACCGTCTGAAAAAGGGCAGGGAGCGGCTGGACGTTGCGCTTGAGGCGCTGGCTCTGCTTTGCGAGCCGGTTGAGCCACCGAAAGGCGAGCTGGAACACATCCATTATTTTTGCGGCAACACGGAAGTACCCGAAGACCTTCAGGAACGCGAGCCGCAACGCTCGGCCCTCTACAAAGCGACGGCATCATTGATTCGCGCCTATGGCAATATCGCCGATGAGTTGGAAGGGGCCGGCTACTCGGCTGCGGATATTGTCAGGATCAAGGGGCAGGTCGAGCAGTACGTCAATGTGCGCGAGATCATCAAGAAGGCCAGTGGCGAGACCTTGGATCTGAAGGCCTATGAGGCCGATATGCGCCACCTCATCGACACGTACATCGAAGCAGACGAGCCCAGAAAAATTTCCCCCTTCGACAACATGAGCCTTGTCGAGCTGATCGTGAAAACCGGTATCGCAGATGCTATCGCGTCGCAGCTGGGTGGGTTGAAGGGCAACAAGGATGCGATTGCCGAGACAATTGAAAACAACGTTCGCAGCAAGATCATCAAGGAACACCTGAACGACCCGGCATATTACGAGAAAATTTCAGTGCTTCTTGATGAAATCATCGCTGACCGAAAGGCGAAAGCCATCGAGTATGAGGAGTATCTGAAGCGCATTGCGGATATCGCGCGGAAGGCTGAAGCGGGACAACCGGACGATACGTCTGAAAACCTGGATACGCCGGGCAAGCGTGCACTCTTCAATAATCTGGAGAATAATGAAGCGTTGGCCTTGCAGATTGATGCCAAGGTCAAAGATGTGCGCCCGCATGGCTGGCGAGGTGTTCAAGCCAAAGAGCGGGTAATCCAAGCTGCGCTTTTTGAGATTCTTGGGGATGAGGCTCAGGTGGACAAAGTGTTCTCAATTCTTAAGGCGAACCAGGAATACTGA
- a CDS encoding SprT family zinc-dependent metalloprotease, translating into MVKRLELGGISVDVQFKDIKNVHLSVYPPTGRVRISAPERMSLDTVRVFAISKLDWIKAQQKKLVAQEREAPREFMERESHYLWGQRYLLELRVAKGKSKVDITHKKIVISSPKAVSQERLRVLMDEQYRAVLREKASDLVAQWESRLEVRVSQLFIQRMKTKWGSCNPSARNIRLNLDLAKKAPECLEYIVLHEMLHFFVPNHGPKFVKLMDSHMPHWRQVRQKLNATPLSHMDWTY; encoded by the coding sequence ATGGTGAAGCGCCTGGAGCTTGGTGGCATATCGGTCGATGTCCAGTTCAAGGACATCAAGAACGTTCACCTAAGTGTCTACCCCCCTACCGGACGGGTGCGGATTTCTGCGCCAGAGCGCATGAGCTTGGATACGGTTCGCGTCTTTGCAATCTCGAAGTTGGATTGGATCAAGGCACAGCAGAAAAAACTGGTGGCGCAAGAGCGGGAAGCCCCTCGGGAATTTATGGAGCGTGAAAGTCACTATCTTTGGGGACAGCGATATCTGCTCGAATTGCGTGTCGCCAAAGGAAAATCAAAGGTCGACATAACTCATAAAAAAATCGTGATCTCATCGCCGAAGGCAGTCTCACAGGAAAGGTTGCGCGTGCTGATGGATGAGCAGTATCGAGCCGTCCTCCGTGAAAAGGCGTCAGACTTAGTCGCACAGTGGGAGAGTCGGTTGGAGGTTCGGGTCAGTCAGCTTTTTATACAAAGAATGAAGACAAAATGGGGGAGCTGTAACCCCTCGGCTCGAAACATTCGATTGAACCTCGACCTCGCGAAAAAAGCACCTGAATGTCTTGAATACATTGTGCTTCATGAAATGCTGCATTTCTTTGTTCCCAACCATGGGCCCAAGTTTGTTAAGTTGATGGACAGCCACATGCCGCATTGGCGACAAGTTCGGCAGAAGCTGAATGCAACGCCGCTATCGCATATGGATTGGACCTACTAG